AAATACTCGTGCATAGCCGAGCTGCACTGAGGGTCTCTCTCGCACTGGTGCCGGGCTTCCGTGCAACCGGTGCTGGTAGTCCTTGGCAAGCAGGGCTCTATGGCCCGTTTGGTATTTGTGCACATCGAATCGCGGCCGCAGCTGCAGTCCTCCAGAGCCGGCCCGCTTTTAGTCAGATTGAGCTGGATGAGCGAGGCGATGCAGTGGCTGGGACACTTCTTCTTCTCCCCACTCAACACTGGTTGACAAGCGCGAATGTAGTGTTCGTACGCGTAGTTGCATTCAGCCTCGCTTTGGCAGTTCATGATGGCTTGCCAGCATATCAGTCGCCGACCATGGGACGGCGAAGCCAAGGATAAgtagccaaaaaacaaaatcaagcagccAAGAGGCCAAACAGTTCTGCAGACGCTCTGTACCAGTGCACCATTGTACCAGTTTGCCATTGTTATGgctgcaaagaaaaagaaacgatAAAACTCACAGCCGTGTCATATGTGAAACTTCTACACTACTTCCATGGATATTGTCTTCGTTGGATAATTTTATTATATAATGTTATTATTCCGAGGCAGATGGTGTGTCATAGGCCCGTGTGTAGGCGTTCAACAGGCTGGCAATGCGTAATCCGGGCTCCATAAACCCGTCAGTGCTGATCCACTTGAGCCGGATTCTTGAGCGAACTATCTGTTATCCGTACATGATTGGGATGGAAACTGAAACAGTTACTTAAAGTAAAATACACAGCAAAAAGTTGTCCATAAGAGTTTCTGCAGCGTCTCACTCCATGGCAGTGTTCGGGGCTCAGCGATTCCCCGTTGCGTTCCCTTGCGGATCTCCACCAACTAGCCAAGCGAAGTCCCGAGTACGTGGACTGCACCGGGTCCTTAAGCAGTCCGTGTGCGCACGGAAGTGCCAACAAACAGTGCACGGGGAAAACAACAATCCTTGTGGGTCGCAAAGTGGTCCTCTACTCTCTCCCCTTTGACCATTTGTCTTTCGGTTATTCAGCCCCCTCAACATACATTAGCGAAGTGGCTCTCATTGGCTCGTCACTTGTGGGTTTCTACGTAGCGGTGGGCGGGAGCTGAGGGTGGGAGGAAGATGGTCTTGGGAAACAACTTCAGATTGATGCTTTGGAGAGAAGATTTAGTAAAgtctttttaatttcaaatttccGGTATATTGGTAcccatgatttttttcccccattaggacatgtagaaaaataaaatacatcattaaaaaaggagaacagatTTGGACATATGCTGAACAAATACTGTTTTCAGTATTTAGATATTCCAATTTAAAGACATGACGGGGGCAAAGAGTGTCGTTTCTTTTACTTTGTAAAGTGATAATAAATTTCAGCAGAGATAAGCCGTATAATACCAAAGTACCTAATTTACTTCTTTCAAATAATTTTGAACAGTGGTTGCTAAGTCGTAATATTGTTTAATTCAATATTTCACTAAagggtttttattattattattattattttattattattatttcttccaaaagaaaaccagaggctgaaaatgagaagaaagaaagaaggttgTAATAATAGCATCCTTTATGTGCTTCAAACACCAGACCATCATAATGTCCCAGTTTACCCAACTTCTTATGCTACAATATCCTACACATAAGAGGAAATGACAGCGTGACTCCCCTACTAAGCATTGATAGGCCATGCAACAAGTCCATGCCCGCAGTGCTAATTATCTGTGCAGCATCATCACTGATTTAATCATCTTCATCCTATAAACTCTCCCTCAGAAGAGCAGTTGAGTACAAATTAATTGAGGTATAATATGACCCTCATTGAATATAATTCTCTCTAATCATTCATTATGGACAAATTTCTTCATGCCATTGCACTAGCTCATAACAGTCTTTTTGCTGATGAATCAGATGACTGTCTCTTATATTAGCAGTGTTATACATGAATAATTACATCAGTTTAACCTGATTGGTTGATTAATGTGAACCTCGGGCATATTTCATCAATCAGTTCAACTTTGTGATGAAGTTACAGCTTgatcattttgtgcttttttctgtcattaGTGAGGACTGTGTCAAGTTTTGATTATTCATATCCTTTATTTCAACAGCTTAATAGTTTAAATTAGATATCAAGATGTGGGTAGGCAGAAACACAAGCTGTAGTTTTTTCAGTGAGTGCTTCTACTTGCATGTAAATCACAACAAATATCTTCACACAGCCTTGCAGTCTGGTCAGTGGTGGATATTTGTGGCATAACTGGAAACCTCTGTTTCCTCTGTGATGGAGTTTTCATTGCTTAAATACTTAATGGTTCTCCAAATAAGAGTCAAGAGTGTCTGTGGCTTCTTAACTCTGAGGGATGAAGACCAAAATTTGAAGACAGCTATAAAGGTTTTAGAGTTTGAGAGTTTAAACCTTTCTTCTATGAAAAGCtgcatgcatgcttttattaattGAGCAGCCGCTAACAACAAAGCAAGCCCTGAAAAGCAACATTTACACAAAAAGTTGCATGCATGCTTCTTTAGTCTTTTTAattataactcttttttttgtttgtttgtttttttttccatttcactgTAAGGTAATGTGATAGCTACATGGGggggaaaattacattttaaaagttttttttctggagTTAAAAGTCTTATGTTTCACAAGTGACAACAAATTTACAGAATTAGGGTTAATGCATTAGgtgaaaaaaacacagacacccaAGTTCCTGCATTTGTCTCACACAAATCTCTGGTTAAAAGCGAGGACATTTCTACATATTTGTTGGTACTGACCAACCTCAgcccaaaaatgacaaaaacaatttttagtTAATATTCAGATTAGTAAACAAGACCAAGAATTGGACCAAatggacatttttgttttaaaataatttaattatgtAATGAATCTGTGACTGTGACTAATCTGCAATACTTCTCAATACTTCTCATGTGATTCAAGACAAGTTGGGATTAAGGTTTCCTTTGCATCTTCTGATTCTGGTAAAAACGAGCAACATCAATCAGCAAATGTCAAAACATATATAAAAGATGATGGGATGAACAGCTAAAACTGATGCTGTAAAGTCCaaattttaacatctgcagaCCGTTTTAAGGAGCCCTGAATGTGAAATTTCaaaatgttgatattttttatGACTTTACTGTGATCATCACAAAGGTTCATAAGAACAATACACACCGTTTATGTCATAAAGGccttgctttttttccccaaaaaatcTTAGATAGCTTTAGAAAGTTATCTGCCTGGACATCATCAAAatgacacgtgtgtgtgtgtgtgtgtgtgtgtgtgtgtgtgtgtgtgtgtgtgtgtgtgtgtgcgtgtgtgtgtgtatgtgtgtggataCGTACGtggttgtgagtgtgtgtgggtgtgagtaAAATGATAGCCCACATGTTGACACATGAGCAAGAGGCGGCAGTTTAGTTCTTGAGGCCTGATGTGGATGAGGGAGTCAGGGAAAGAGAGCAGTGAGGGCACAAAGGCTGTTTGTGTTTCAAACAGTATTCTGATCTCAGGAATGTACCTTTAGGCCACAGCCGTGAGCTCCCACTGCAAACAATGCACTCAATGTCAGTTACGGCTGGCTAGCACAGCCGCTGCTGGCGCTACTCCAAGGTCCTAACTCGTTGAAAGTGATGGATACAGGGAACTTAATACTTCAGGagtctctctcctcttttttaaaaaaggttttccCTATAGCATGAAGAATTGAAACATTGTTTATTGCAACACAAGCTTTCCAAAAACTAATATCTTTAGTGTTTCGTCACTGCAAACTCTAATAGAGGAAACATTATTGAATCAATATTATATATGTTTTACTGTATTCATGTAACTAAAGACACGACTCTGTGGTTCTAAGTCCGTAATGTTGACAAGGgcttaaatgtaaaaagaactCATTAAAATTTCACCAagtacataaaaaatatttcatctgAAACACTTACAATatgaaacaacacacacaatgtATTGAATCATCAAACACTTTTGTCCCTGCCAGCAGCTGTATGCTGAAACCAGATGTGCTGCACTGAGAACTGAGTGCTATTACTTTGAAGGATCAATTAAACCCATATTCTTGCCGCAAAAATCCAATTAAGGGACAAACCAAATGTGTTGCTCAGAACGCAGAGCAAATAAGACCAACGCTTCGGGGAGGCTCATATGAGGCTACGCAGTTGGCTGAAATCATTTTTTCCACACAGCACCCAAGGATTACCAGTTTTGATTAAGTTGTGCTTTTGACAAGTTTGAATATATTTCAGTAAAACTGATGTGAGTGCATTTCAGTAATTTGTGTTTTACCTGATGGTTCGAGGACTGAAACTTACTATCCTGTCACAAAGTTTACAATTCATTATAAATGTGCACAAGACACTTTTAGAGTCTAAGGACCTTCTTGAATTCTTGAAGTAGATCATTGCTTCTATGTGCGGTAATGTccctgtgtaaaaataaatctagaagattaaatgtgtttttgatgcCAGAGAACAGACATTATGAGAGTTCATCCACTGAACGTTAGCTCATTAGTGGCCACAGGATTTCCGTTGTTGGGGTGAATtgtgttgtgattttttttttcaagttattGAGGGAGCTAAATCCCAGCAGGTCAGCACCAGTGGGCCTATGCTGTGCTTTCCGAAAAAGGAAATATCAGAATACAGGAAATGAGTTGGCAGGAACTATCCATTCAAATTACTTCCTCTTTGGGATTTCAGAGAAGTGATAATGGCAAATGATAAGTTATTTGGAACACTTCCAAATAAGATTACAGATTCATTTCCTTCCTCATGTCTGCCTATTAATTTGCCTCTGTTTTGTCCATCCTCTTCCGGGGATTAGTGTTGCTTTTATTCCTGTTAAGAACTGCAGAGTGACACAAGTGTTTAAACTCTTACCACTTCACAGATAATGGCAGAAAGTCATAAACGCAAGACCCAGCTTTACCATTTCTTGAATACCGTGGCTGCAAATGTTGTAAATCCCTTGAAATGAAATAGAAAATCCCCAGCAGTACTAAGCAGCAATAAGTTACAATAATTGCACCACAGTGTTCACTATGGACCTTCCTATAAACTTAAGCAGCAATACATATCTTTAGAACTTGTAGAAGTGGGAGTTGGAAATTCTAATTTTTCTTTCCTATTGCGCTTCAAAGTATCTAAAAGGAGAAGATGGATCATGACTTTGCAATCTGTCTAAATGGGCAAATGTTAATTGAAGTGTTATGGGGGTATGCTCCTTTAATCAGTAAAATTAAAGTCATTCATCAAGTGAAATAGACAGAGATCCTCCTGACCCTTTTCACACAGTCCGCTGCACTATAATTTCTACAGGACTGCACACATTGGAAGAAACCAACACTCAAATTAAGACTTCATCCataccttctcttcatgattttTAGGACTTAAGACAGCAAATGTTGTGGATTACATGCAATCTTGCTGCTTTTATTGTATCAGCTTGACCAAAACTAAAATATATTGAAAGCCATTTTGAAACATGATTTTGAGTCAATTTTCGGAGAAAAGGATACAGCAGGATATATTCCACATCTGTGTGGTTTAAGTAAGGGGCCTGCCTGGATAGATCATGCAGGGGAGAACACACATGACAGCAGCCTTGTAGAGGTGAATGTACTAGTGTATTGGCTGTGCTACTGCATTAGGGAGGTCACAGATTAAAGTTTGCATCACCACATGAAAGTGGTATCAAGCTCTAAAGACAAAAACTATTCACTTCTACAAACCAAGCAGCAGGTAAACAACTGGTGGTACCTTCCAGAGGAGGAGGCGGGACTCCAGTGGAATCTGCAAACAGCCTTGATGGATTGTGAGGTCTATCATTTGACCTCCTAACACACTTAATCACCTTAACCATGATGGTATTTCTTATCTTGAACAACAAGTAGACCACTACATACATGTAATAACATTTCGATCTGTAACTGCACCCAGGTAACTTCTACAGCATTTACCCTGAAAGACCTCTCCTCGCAGCCTCCAAACACCACACATCACACAAACAGCTGTTGCAACACATGCTGCTCAGCCATCAGCTTGTATATGCGGCTGTTTAAACAAGCCTGAAGGCCTTTCATATCACTACAGACAAACTCTAGCACATATGGACCAACCAATAAAGCCCTAACCTCCGACACAGACACATGACCTTAATCTCCCAAACGCGAAGTGCAGCAGGAAAGAATTTAACaatgtaaaaacacaacaaagaaaacttACACATAATCACTCTCACCACAAGTTCTAAACATTCCtgatctgctgttgatgaaaTGCTTAGCTTTGTTGTAGTGAGTGATAAACTTCAAAGGACACAGTTCAAAACGGCATTATTATTGCAACCTAGTCAATCCAAAATGCTTCTTTCTGATTTCtttggttaaataaaaaacaacaacaaataaatgaaaaggaaagaaagaaagtagaagaagaagaagaagaaaacaatgtgACTGACTGCAGGTAAGCAAGTTGTAAGTGCACATtgaaaaaaatgataataatttcacttttttcaacTTCTGTATTCAAGTAACttcttagttttaatgttttaatatctTTACATCAGCAAGTGCACAAATGTCATGCCCTGGCATTTGTCTCCTTTAGatcaatgttttgtttccaccaactcactttaaaaaaaaaaaaaaaaaaaatcatagctGTTGACAGATAAAATTCCTGCTTTTCGCTCCAAATTTCAGAACGAGAATTTAGTGTTCAGCAACCGCAAACACTATATAAGCTGCCACGGTAATGATGCTGGTCAGAGCAGCGAACCATGAACTAAAACCATTTATAAAGTTTCAGAAAGCTGATGTGGACTACAGACCTGTATAATAATGCTTTGAGACAAATTCAACTTATCTTCATTACTGACATAGGGGAAGAAGCGTGTGCAAGCTAGACAGAACGCCGCTCCTTGCAGGGCCAATACACAGAAACAgccattcacattcacatctgtggtcaatttagaatcaccagttgaCCAAACCCAATGCACTTTTTTGCATTGTTGCAGGAAGCCAAAGTGCTCATGGAAACAagtccacacagaaaaaaacccccaaaaacacaGAGCCTTCTTGCAGGCAGCTAACCACCCCACCACTGTGGTCACCACCAGAGTGATGATTATTCTATGAGCAACCAGTTTCACTTTGTTACACACTGTATCCCACTGTCCACTGGCATTGGTAAAATTACCATCATGCATTAAGCCAAGTTTTTGAAGTGCTTACCTTGACCAGATCCTGAAGGTATACTCCAGTATGGTTGCTCTAGTCCTACTACTGTAGAGATGCTTGAAACggagatttatttaatatcaaaCATTATTCTCATTTggctttaaaatcattttttatatatattaagtAATTTACAGTACTAGATTGGGAAATTAATAAAAAGGAAATCAACTTCACTGTTCATAATTTACATTTAGGTTAGCCACTCTTTAAACACATATGCAACACCGTATCACACATAGCTGTATATCTTCTCATCATTTTGTGCAGTTTTCCATCACCAAACGCCATGCAGTTCTTTGGCAGGCCTCCAAATCGTGTGGACCAATTTAAGAGATTAGACCCACAAAAAGCACACAAGACCAAGACAAATGGCCCCCACCTGATCTCCCCCTGCATAGCTTTTGGCATCGCAGTCTGCTATAGAGACGTCAAGTAGTGCGAGAGGGAATGTGAAACCTTAGCATGTTTCCCATTTGGCACGTTCCTGAGGCTCCAACACAGTTATGAGGCCACTTCATAGGAGTGTAAACTGTGTATTTAAAAAGCCGTCATTGTGGGActaacactggccctggtgtaggTTGTTAGAATAACTGAATGACACAATGgtttcttttctaaataaacAGATGTGGGCAGGCTGTtaaaaccttcatttttttctcttcctctgcaTGTCTTTCTCCCCTCCTCCATCACATCTgtatgtcccccccccccccacacacacactcactcactttcTTGCTTGGactctcaccctctctccaCCCTCCATCCATATGTCTAAGAAAGGCAAAGGGCCGGTTTCCTCATGCAGCTGTTCAGTACAAGCGGCCCTCTATTCCAGCCTCCACAGTGAAGTGATACTAGTCGTCTGCTCAGGCTGATTAATTGCGTGTCATTCTTAACTCCTGCAGGACCACTGCGGCTCTGCAGTTCCTTTAAAATACCCCACCACTCCACCTCCTTCCCCCATGCTGCACATAGAGGAAATGAACTCACCACAATCCAGCTGCCACTGGACTCCTATCAAATATAATTCTCAGTGAAAGATTACTGTGTGGATATCAAAAAGGTCGAGGCTGgtcaaaattataataattcatAAGTTCTCTGAACGGCTGGTGAAAAGCAGTTTACTCTACAATAACTCAGTTTcattaaaagagagagagagagagagagagagagagagagagagagagagagagagagagagagatcctgACAATACTGCTTCAAACTGAAGCTGGAACTGAAATCAATATCAAATTCagtctcatttcatttcatttcatttttaagccATATTCtgtgatttaataaaaaaaaaaatctatacaaTATCTATGCACATACACTTGTTACTGCATATCAGTACAAATTTTCAGTGCATCTGTTTTCCATCGGTCTGTAcaatataaatcaataaatcttAATCTAAATTTATAACGTATAGAATCTGAGATAAAcaatgtcaaatcaaatcacaaatcaaatcactttttattgtcacatcacatgtgcaggcacactggcacagcacatgcgagtgaaattcttgtgtgcgagccccacaagcaacagagatgtgcaaacacaacaacacaaacgagcaaaatacaagaatggccaacctgaaactaataaatatatgtacaatatataatagtgtatgcatttctggatgtgtatactaaatattttcctacgtgtgtgtgtgtgtgtgtgtgtgtgtgtgtgtgtgtgtgtgtgtgtgtgtgtatacacatttttacaaattaaatagtaaaaaaaaaaaataaataaataaaaaaaaaataaaaataataataataataaaatatataaaatatacagagttgaatatgtgcaaaacaagtggcatttatatacagtgtggagtgcataatgttgaagttccagtagtgaagctgaggtgtctatgacatgttcagcagtctgatggcctggtggaagaagctgtctctcagtctgctggtacgggaccggatgctgcagaacctccttcctgatggaagcagtctgaacagtttatggctggggtgactggagtccttgatgatcctccccgctttcctcaggcagcgcttcctgtagatgtcttggagggagggaagctcacctccaattatccgttcagagcaccgcactactcgctggagagctttgcagttgtaggcggtgctgttgccataccaggtggtgatgcatccagtgaggatgctctcaatggcacagtgatagaaggtcctgaggatgcgggggctcatgccgaatcttttcagtctcctgagaaagaagaggcgctgctgcgccttcttcactgttttgtttgtgtgtactgaccacgtaagatcctcagccagatgtacgccaaggaaccggaagctgctcactctctccacagcagcgccgttgatggtgatgggggtgtgtacttctctgcacctccggaagtccactatcaactcctttgtctttgcgacgttgagggtgagatggttgtcttgacaccagtgggtcagggcgctgacctcctccctgtaagccgtctcatcaccgttggtgataagacccaccactgtagtgtcgtccgcaaacttcacaatgatgttggagcaaTGTCGATGTACATATtaaataaaagggaaaaactGTCAGGACCTTAGCAAATAAATATATTGCACAGCAACATACCAGCAGAAAACTGCACTGTCCTAAATACACAGTCCCTGAACAGTTTCAGAAATATATcaataaatgtataaaacacAGAACGTAGATTAGCCACTCTATTTCAAGATTTAGTCCACAACATTGTCAGGTCTCTACTGATATTTTCTCTGTTCCTCCTCCTTTTGGGGAAATGAATTTCCTGATGTAGAAAACTTTGCTTGACCTGATTTTTGTATTAATTCTTATTTGCTGcggttgttttcttttccagtattcAAATGCAGTGGCTGTGAAAAAGTCAGTTCTATATTAATTTGTGACCTACTCCAAACAATGGCCTTTTTGAAGCAAGTGTACAAACTGGagcaaataaaagcagaaaaaaatgaaaaatttcttttgttttggaacTTTGGCTggaactgaaaatatgttagGAGCTTGAAAACTACTGAAAAGATAAGCAAACGTATTTATGAAAACTAAGCTTGAGGTTTCTTTAAAAGTCACAACATTACAATCACTGTTTGCTAGTGTCCCCATAGTGCAAGAGTGCATTCCCAGCTGGTTCTGCTATGCTGATAAGGCATTGCTGCTGCCTAGTGACCAAATAAAAAGCATATGTCTGACATAGCATCAGAGACGCATCAATCCTCTGTGAACTCTTGACTCTGCGGAGATTACTGTGGATAAGAATGATGTGACCAGTCCATGTATTGCAGACtttgaggaaacactggagacaTTTTGGAGTATCAAAATCCATACTTGTACTTTGTAAGTTGATTGTATTTCTCATTAAAAGCCATAGCTTCTCCTTTAGCAGAATGTTTTTGaccattttttgttttcctattttagAAAAACTGTATTCAACCTTTAGTTACTGTGGCTTTAAAATTACAAATGAAAATTATACACTATTTTCGAGATAATAAACTCTGTCCGTTCTCTCGAGTCTATGCATTACTCCTCACATGCGGTTTAAGTAGCCTTTTAAAAGACAATCAAGATACTATTAATTGCAAAGTTTCTGCTGAGCTGAGTTGTTGCTATTTGAAGTACACAGGATTTTAATCCACAAATTCCCTTTTTTCaccttccttttttgttcttgaTAAACAACTTGGCTTTTGGCTAAGGGTTTAGTGTAGACAGCTCACCAAGATGACATGTTTTAGACAAGAgctgaggaagaacagaacaaaaaaattgtaaaaaatactCTGTTGAACCAAATGTCAAATAAAGCAAATCTCTAACATGAGATTGTGTTCCCACAGCACCCTGTGAGATGTATTTTGGATTGTGAAACAGCAAAGGGACAAAGCTCTGCAATCATAACTACatcagttttttgtgtttttttaagaagaCATACGATAATGTGAAATTCTTTCCTCGAAATGTAATATCTTGGCAGAAGGAGATTTCAATATTAATGCAAAACAGTCTACACACACATTGTAATGGACTGGGATTTTCAAAAGTactttattaaatcatttctCAAGTACAGGTTCAGCATATTGGTTGTGAAATCTGAAATATCTAAGATAAAGTGGATTAAAATCCAGTACATCAGGATGAGTCATTCGTATACCCTGAAGGCCCACTCATAGGTTTCCCAGCATTTTTCTTCTGAGTAGGAATTCACACTTGCaaatgttaaacaaaaaacacctcgGTGCTGATGTTTTGTCACAACATCCTCCGTCAGTATCTGCTTTCAGCCGATAACAGCCAGGCAATAACTCTACAGGGGCCCCCAGATGGCTTTGGACAGATTCATCACAACTAACACCCCAGGTCAGCTGCAGGTAATCCATCAGGGCAGGGAGCTAATTCAGCAGTGTCAGGTAGGAGCAAAATAAGTCTGACTTTTTCCTGCACTCAGTTCAGGCAGAGGTTATCTCTCTTCTGATGCAGTTTACGGCTTCTTCCAAGTATTTAGCCCTGTGCACACGTTGTCCCTTGATAAAATAGGGTTCGATGAAACACTTAAAGATAGATAAAGGTTTGCATGAAAGTATGTGTAATCTGTAAAAGAGGTTACATACACAGAGAATGTTTAAATCGCTGCTATTATTCTCTTACAGCACCCATTTACTCCCAGGAGAAAATGCT
This genomic stretch from Astatotilapia calliptera chromosome 12, fAstCal1.2, whole genome shotgun sequence harbors:
- the gas1a gene encoding growth arrest-specific protein 1a, with the translated sequence MANWYNGALVQSVCRTVWPLGCLILFFGYLSLASPSHGRRLICWQAIMNCQSEAECNYAYEHYIRACQPVLSGEKKKCPSHCIASLIQLNLTKSGPALEDCSCGRDSMCTNTKRAIEPCLPRTTSTGCTEARHQCERDPQCSSAMHEYLKHCGKLFSGAVCTNACLNVIANMRKIPKGQQLETCVCDGTERAICEFVKNSMKALCFERPDRYEASGSYEDDEDGYKDYTEEPESGASLPAAQYVLTLLPPVLALLPLF